One part of the Bdellovibrio bacteriovorus genome encodes these proteins:
- a CDS encoding L,D-transpeptidase family protein — MKKTLLPLIALSLFATNSFAAGSKALDKSFRYCQDISQVDKLLDRSRESVDRLQAEDLTVERIVVSKDRKELYLISGETLLKVYPVAFGRNPVGHKQFEGDNKTPEGLYSIDYKNPQSQYTKALHVSYPNKSDVEFAKSQGKSAGGDIMIHGLPSEERKGQAVGLIHPMNWTQGCVAVTNPEIEEIYSLVKEKTLIEICKMSSN; from the coding sequence ATGAAAAAGACATTGCTTCCCCTCATTGCTCTAAGTCTGTTTGCTACAAACTCTTTTGCCGCGGGCTCCAAGGCCCTGGATAAGTCTTTCCGCTATTGCCAAGACATTTCCCAGGTCGACAAACTTCTGGATCGCAGCCGTGAAAGCGTGGATCGTCTTCAGGCGGAAGATCTGACGGTGGAAAGAATTGTGGTTTCCAAAGACCGTAAAGAGCTTTATCTGATTTCTGGCGAGACCCTGTTGAAAGTATACCCAGTGGCCTTTGGCAGAAACCCTGTTGGTCACAAGCAGTTCGAGGGCGACAACAAGACGCCGGAAGGTTTGTATTCTATCGATTATAAAAATCCTCAAAGTCAGTACACCAAGGCTTTGCACGTTTCTTATCCGAATAAATCGGATGTGGAGTTTGCAAAATCCCAGGGTAAGTCCGCGGGTGGCGATATTATGATCCACGGTCTGCCTTCTGAAGAACGTAAAGGTCAGGCGGTTGGTTTGATCCATCCGATGAACTGGACCCAGGGGTGCGTGGCAGTGACAAATCCGGAGATCGAAGAGATTTATTCTTTGGTCAAAGAAAAGACTTTGATTGAAATCTGCAAAATGTCCAGCAACTAA